The following coding sequences lie in one Spirosoma sp. KUDC1026 genomic window:
- a CDS encoding glycosyltransferase family 39 protein yields the protein MILLTSTTRVVNWLRHHSFPIALLSFGLSVSLYVIHFLKFRFSFPLITPDEASFLSPAYDLAHKGVFSTSIHSQFLPGAAQYTYWMPPLFMLVLAGYSQIIGFSFLKAKLFAFVCFLVAGLLLSRVAKNKSTKLWTLSLWFCCPFVLMASTTIRMESVGILVTCLTIYCLRKECSAIILGVLTGSTILIHPIFLACGAAISLVVLLRKDWRQLALFGLAVLVIISPYLWYISQDISVFGEQMQLQFHRKASKPLVTIETSYLIQFVPISLLAFWLLFRLKARSELRTFLIFGLLFVDILVLKSQEFNYHLNVVPYVIASLALYVDEQPARQWFRFPLFPAVMGFFLLLLVQKGAKLRFVNDDVIYELVNVLNQNHTSWKNKSIFVTGSTDLSGFLLLQGQRVERINAVYRLPDSRWPDTYNCVVELTNARIPEDHTDNPSALFWSRWKKSSSYHSKDGQFTLSIYESPEAPSP from the coding sequence ATGATCTTGCTGACATCAACAACCAGAGTAGTAAACTGGCTCCGGCACCACTCTTTCCCCATTGCTCTTCTCTCGTTTGGACTGTCAGTCAGTCTTTACGTCATACACTTTCTAAAGTTCAGATTCAGCTTCCCCCTCATCACCCCGGACGAAGCCAGTTTTCTCTCTCCTGCTTACGACCTGGCCCACAAAGGTGTTTTCTCGACGAGTATCCATAGTCAGTTTCTGCCCGGTGCCGCGCAATATACGTACTGGATGCCGCCTTTATTCATGCTTGTCCTGGCCGGGTACTCCCAAATAATCGGTTTCAGTTTTTTGAAGGCGAAGCTGTTTGCTTTCGTATGCTTTCTGGTGGCCGGTCTGCTTCTGAGCCGGGTAGCGAAAAATAAGTCAACTAAACTCTGGACCCTATCACTCTGGTTTTGCTGCCCGTTTGTGCTGATGGCCTCCACAACCATTCGCATGGAATCAGTCGGGATTCTGGTTACCTGCCTCACCATTTACTGTCTGAGAAAAGAATGCTCAGCTATCATACTGGGTGTTCTGACGGGCAGTACAATTCTGATACACCCCATTTTTCTGGCTTGTGGCGCAGCCATCAGCCTGGTTGTTCTCCTCCGCAAAGACTGGCGCCAGCTTGCGCTGTTCGGACTGGCTGTTCTGGTTATAATCAGCCCTTATTTATGGTACATCAGTCAGGATATCAGCGTTTTTGGGGAGCAGATGCAGCTTCAGTTTCACCGGAAAGCCAGTAAGCCACTTGTTACGATTGAAACTTCGTACCTGATTCAGTTCGTCCCGATTTCGCTGCTGGCATTCTGGCTGTTGTTTCGTCTGAAAGCACGTAGCGAGCTACGGACTTTCCTGATTTTCGGACTACTATTTGTCGACATACTTGTCCTGAAATCGCAGGAGTTTAATTACCACCTCAACGTAGTTCCCTACGTTATCGCCAGCCTTGCCCTGTATGTCGATGAGCAACCGGCCAGGCAATGGTTTCGGTTTCCGCTCTTTCCAGCCGTAATGGGCTTCTTCTTACTGCTGTTGGTTCAGAAAGGAGCCAAGCTGCGTTTCGTCAACGACGATGTAATTTATGAGCTGGTCAACGTGCTGAATCAGAACCATACTAGCTGGAAAAACAAGTCTATTTTCGTGACCGGCAGCACCGATTTATCCGGTTTTCTGCTCTTACAGGGACAACGCGTCGAACGGATCAACGCTGTCTATCGATTGCCAGACTCCCGCTGGCCTGATACGTACAACTGCGTGGTTGAGCTGACTAACGCGCGTATTCCTGAAGATCACACGGATAATCCTTCCGCGCTGTTCTGGTCACGATGGAAAAAATCGTCTTCCTATCATAGTAAAGATGGCCAGTTTACGCTGTCCATTTACGAATCGCCGGAAGCTCCCTCACCGTAG
- a CDS encoding YihY/virulence factor BrkB family protein, which yields MATKPANSFFSNAWIVLRDSFNGFMDDRCLKLSAALAYYTVFSLAPLLVLIISILSIFYGQEAVQGQIFSQLNGLIGNDAAKQVQDMLKSVELSGKTNVALGIGIVTLLFGATSIFIEIQDSVNMIWRVKAKPEKGWLKLIKDRLLSSSLILSLGFLLLVSLLINGLILAMSDILTRYVPGLGLLLIEALNFTVSTVIITALFGTIFKVLPDAKIAWKDVRWGALFTALLFMLGRYLIGLYIDTTGTSSTYGAAGSLIVILTWIYYTAAILYFGAEFTQAYANHFGIKIEPAEHAVYVEQQERERDVAVIPTAAKVEKANEKA from the coding sequence ATGGCAACCAAACCAGCAAACTCATTTTTCAGCAATGCCTGGATTGTGCTGCGCGACTCCTTTAACGGCTTTATGGACGATCGCTGCCTTAAGCTCAGCGCGGCCCTGGCCTACTATACCGTTTTCTCACTGGCCCCCCTTCTAGTGCTGATTATTTCGATACTCAGCATTTTCTACGGGCAGGAAGCCGTGCAGGGGCAGATTTTTTCCCAACTCAACGGCTTGATCGGAAACGACGCAGCCAAGCAGGTTCAGGACATGCTCAAAAGCGTTGAACTATCCGGCAAAACCAACGTAGCACTGGGTATCGGTATCGTTACGTTACTCTTCGGCGCAACCAGTATTTTTATTGAGATTCAGGATTCGGTCAACATGATCTGGCGGGTTAAGGCCAAACCGGAAAAAGGCTGGCTCAAACTCATCAAAGACCGGCTTTTGTCGTCCTCGCTGATTCTCAGCCTGGGTTTTCTGTTGCTGGTATCGCTGCTGATCAACGGACTCATCTTGGCCATGAGCGACATTCTGACCCGCTACGTGCCTGGTTTAGGTCTGCTACTGATCGAAGCTCTGAATTTTACGGTCAGCACTGTGATCATTACCGCCCTATTCGGGACCATCTTTAAAGTGCTTCCCGATGCTAAAATTGCCTGGAAAGATGTACGCTGGGGAGCTCTCTTTACGGCCCTGCTGTTTATGCTGGGGCGTTACCTGATCGGGCTGTACATCGATACTACCGGCACCAGCTCGACCTACGGCGCGGCCGGCTCCCTGATCGTTATTCTGACCTGGATCTATTACACCGCTGCCATTCTCTATTTCGGGGCGGAGTTCACGCAGGCCTATGCCAACCATTTCGGTATCAAAATTGAACCCGCCGAACACGCAGTCTATGTTGAACAGCAGGAGCGGGAACGCGACGTAGCGGTTATTCCTACGGCAGCGAAAGTCGAGAAGGCAAACGAGAAAGCGTAA
- a CDS encoding peptidylprolyl isomerase, producing the protein MKKLLLLLPLAALLLAYTTEKTYPVGQIKTPQGEILFWLYDETPNHKASFMKLAKKGYWDAFTFNRVIKNFVAQGGCPDTPEGFANSPYLLKPEFVPTLKHVYGAVGAGRDDNPEMLSAGCQFYIVQNKNGLARLDNKYTVYGQVFKGMDVVDQIVSVKTDTTDTPLTPIPLDVNVIDLTAAQLKELGYKLEAKK; encoded by the coding sequence ATGAAGAAACTGTTACTGCTTCTCCCGCTTGCCGCCCTACTGCTGGCCTATACCACCGAAAAAACGTACCCGGTTGGCCAGATCAAAACACCCCAGGGCGAAATTCTTTTCTGGCTCTACGACGAAACGCCTAACCACAAAGCCAGCTTTATGAAACTGGCTAAAAAGGGTTACTGGGATGCGTTTACGTTCAACCGGGTTATCAAAAACTTTGTCGCGCAGGGTGGCTGCCCCGACACGCCAGAGGGCTTCGCCAATTCGCCGTATCTCCTCAAACCCGAATTTGTCCCCACCCTTAAACACGTCTACGGAGCCGTTGGCGCCGGACGCGATGACAACCCGGAAATGCTGTCGGCCGGTTGCCAGTTCTACATCGTGCAGAACAAAAATGGCCTGGCTCGCCTGGATAATAAATACACCGTGTACGGGCAGGTATTCAAAGGCATGGACGTAGTGGATCAGATCGTTTCCGTCAAAACAGATACAACCGATACACCCCTCACTCCCATTCCCCTCGACGTCAATGTAATCGACCTGACAGCAGCGCAACTGAAGGAGCTGGGTTATAAGCTGGAAGCGAAGAAGTAA
- a CDS encoding SDR family oxidoreductase — translation MATKVWFITGASRGFGKVWAEAALKRGDKVAATARNTEDLTDLVNTYGDAVLPLELDVNDRQADFDAVKKAHDTFGQLDILVSNAGFGHFGFVEELSEEEARSQIETNVFGSLWIIQAALPIMRAQGSGHIIQVSSIGGIVAFPSLGMYHASKWAIEGLCESLSQEVAGFGINVTLIEPGGYSTDWSGSSAKHSEPIAAYDEMREQRAQTSAKSPKGDPDATAEAILKIVDAEKPPLRIFFGTMPLKIAESRYQQRLETWKEWNAVSEEAQGQ, via the coding sequence ATGGCAACAAAGGTTTGGTTCATTACGGGCGCTTCGCGCGGCTTTGGTAAAGTATGGGCAGAAGCAGCCCTGAAACGAGGGGATAAAGTAGCCGCTACGGCGCGTAACACCGAGGATTTAACGGATTTAGTGAATACCTATGGCGACGCAGTTTTACCGCTCGAACTTGACGTAAACGACCGCCAGGCCGATTTCGACGCGGTCAAAAAAGCGCATGATACGTTCGGGCAACTGGATATTCTGGTAAGCAACGCCGGATTTGGTCACTTTGGCTTTGTGGAAGAACTGAGCGAGGAAGAAGCCCGCAGCCAGATCGAGACCAACGTGTTTGGCTCATTGTGGATTATTCAGGCGGCCTTACCGATCATGCGTGCGCAGGGCAGCGGCCACATCATTCAGGTGTCCAGCATTGGCGGTATTGTGGCTTTCCCGTCACTGGGCATGTACCACGCGTCTAAATGGGCGATCGAGGGATTGTGCGAATCACTCTCGCAGGAGGTGGCTGGGTTTGGCATCAACGTAACGCTGATCGAACCGGGTGGCTATTCAACCGATTGGAGTGGCAGCTCGGCCAAACACAGCGAACCCATTGCGGCCTATGATGAAATGCGGGAGCAGCGCGCGCAGACCAGCGCCAAAAGCCCAAAGGGTGATCCGGACGCCACGGCCGAAGCTATCTTGAAAATCGTTGATGCCGAAAAGCCCCCTCTTCGGATTTTCTTTGGCACGATGCCGCTCAAAATTGCAGAGTCTCGGTATCAACAGCGGCTGGAGACGTGGAAAGAGTGGAATGCGGTATCAGAAGAAGCGCAGGGCCAATAA